In a genomic window of Virgibacillus sp. SK37:
- the rpoC gene encoding DNA-directed RNA polymerase subunit beta': MLDVNNFEYMKIGLASPEKIRSWSYGEVKKPETINYRTLKPEKDGLFCERIFGPQKDWECHCGKYKRVRYKGVVCDRCGVEVTKAKVRRERMGHIELAAPVSHIWYFKGIPSRMGLVLDMSPRALEEVIYFAAYIVTETGDTPLEKKQLLSEKEYRAYYDKYGKSFKAQMGAEAIRKLLQDIDIEKEVDALKEELKTAQGQRRTRAIKRLEVLESFRNSGNDTSWMVLDVLPVIPPEIRPMVQLDGGRFATSDLNDLYRRVINRNNRLKRLLDLGAPSIIVQNEKRMLQEAVDALIDNGRRGRPVTGPGNRPLKSLSHMLKGKQGRFRQNLLGKRVDYSGRSVIVVGPHLKMYQCGLPKEMALELFKPFIMKELVEKGIAHNIKSAKRKIERVHPDVWDVLEEVIKEHPVLLNRAPTLHRLGIQAFEPTLVEGRAIRLHPLVCTAYNADFDGDQMAVHVPLSAEAQAEARILMLAAQNILNPKDGKPVVTPSQDMVLGNYYLTLEREDAIGEGAVFNDINEALLSYQNGYVHLHTRVAIQASSLNNKTFTDKQQGQLLITTVGKIIFNEILPDSFPYINEPTKLNLEIETPENYFVESGTNIKEEIKSRDIIKPFKKGFLGDIIAEVFKRFKISETSKMLDRMKDLGFSYSTKAGMTVGISDIVVLKEKEEILVEAQKKVDNVSKQFRRGLITDEERYDRVIAIWSQSKDTIQEKLMQSLSERNPIFMMSDSGARGNASNFTQLAGMRGLMANPAGKIIELPIKSSFREGLTVLEYFISTHGARKGLADTALKTADSGYLTRRLVDVAQDVIVREADCGTDRGLTVSALTDGTELIEPLIDRLIGRTAFRTVKHPETNEILAEKDAIITEDQAKQIVDAGIEEVTIRTAFTCNTKHGVCQKCYGRNLATGADVEVGEAVGIIAAQSIGEPGTQLTMRTFHTGGVAGDDITQGLPRIQELFEARNPKGQAVISEIYGTIHEIKEVKDKQEIIVQGEVEQRAYAVPYNARMKVTVGDTVIAGQELTEGSVDPKDLLRVQGVEGVQDYLLREVQRVYRMQGVEIGDKHVEVMVRQMLRKIRVIDSGDTDVLPGSLLELHQFKNANHKVLNEGQQPATGKPVLLGITKASLETDSFLSAASFQETTRVLTDAAIKGKRDELLGLKENVIIGKLVPAGTGMQRYRQVQADLDEPETAVEEETETVQ, from the coding sequence TTGCTAGATGTAAATAATTTTGAGTATATGAAAATAGGCTTAGCTTCACCGGAGAAGATACGTTCATGGTCTTATGGTGAGGTGAAGAAGCCGGAAACAATTAATTACCGTACATTGAAGCCGGAGAAGGATGGCTTATTCTGTGAGCGGATTTTTGGACCACAAAAAGATTGGGAATGTCATTGTGGTAAGTATAAGCGAGTACGCTATAAAGGTGTTGTATGTGACCGTTGTGGTGTAGAAGTAACAAAAGCGAAGGTGCGTCGTGAGCGCATGGGCCACATTGAGCTAGCAGCTCCAGTATCACATATTTGGTATTTTAAAGGTATACCAAGCCGTATGGGTCTTGTCTTGGATATGTCGCCAAGAGCTCTTGAGGAAGTAATCTATTTCGCTGCATATATTGTAACGGAAACTGGTGACACACCTTTGGAGAAAAAACAGCTTTTATCTGAAAAAGAATACCGTGCGTATTATGACAAGTATGGTAAGTCTTTTAAAGCCCAAATGGGCGCAGAAGCAATCCGTAAACTTTTACAAGACATCGATATTGAAAAAGAAGTGGATGCTTTAAAAGAAGAATTGAAGACAGCACAGGGACAACGAAGAACAAGAGCAATTAAACGTCTGGAAGTATTGGAGTCGTTCCGTAATTCGGGCAATGACACCTCTTGGATGGTGTTGGATGTTTTACCTGTAATCCCACCTGAAATACGTCCGATGGTTCAGTTGGACGGCGGAAGATTTGCGACATCTGATCTGAATGATTTATATCGTCGTGTAATTAATCGAAATAACCGTCTGAAGCGTTTATTGGACCTTGGAGCACCAAGTATTATTGTGCAAAATGAAAAGCGTATGCTACAAGAGGCAGTAGATGCCTTGATAGATAATGGACGTCGTGGCCGCCCAGTCACTGGACCAGGTAACCGACCATTAAAGTCCTTATCTCATATGCTGAAAGGGAAGCAAGGTCGTTTCCGTCAAAACCTATTAGGTAAACGTGTAGATTATTCTGGACGTTCTGTAATTGTTGTTGGACCTCACTTGAAAATGTATCAGTGTGGTTTACCGAAAGAGATGGCTCTTGAGCTCTTTAAGCCATTTATTATGAAAGAGCTTGTAGAAAAAGGAATTGCGCATAATATTAAATCAGCAAAACGTAAAATCGAACGTGTGCATCCTGATGTATGGGATGTACTGGAAGAAGTAATTAAGGAGCATCCTGTATTACTTAACCGTGCACCTACTTTACACAGACTAGGTATTCAAGCATTTGAGCCTACATTAGTTGAAGGACGTGCAATTCGACTGCATCCATTAGTGTGTACAGCGTACAACGCTGACTTTGATGGTGACCAAATGGCAGTCCATGTTCCTTTATCAGCTGAAGCGCAGGCAGAGGCCCGTATCCTTATGCTTGCAGCACAAAACATCTTAAATCCAAAAGATGGGAAACCAGTTGTTACACCGTCTCAGGATATGGTTTTAGGAAACTATTACCTTACATTAGAACGAGAAGACGCAATCGGTGAAGGTGCTGTCTTTAATGATATAAACGAAGCATTGCTCTCTTATCAGAATGGATACGTACATTTGCATACCAGAGTAGCAATCCAAGCTTCGAGCCTGAACAACAAAACGTTCACTGATAAGCAACAAGGTCAATTATTGATCACTACTGTAGGTAAAATTATTTTCAATGAAATCTTACCTGATTCGTTCCCTTATATTAACGAACCTACAAAACTTAACTTGGAGATTGAAACTCCGGAGAATTATTTTGTAGAAAGTGGAACGAACATAAAGGAAGAAATCAAGTCAAGAGATATTATCAAACCGTTTAAAAAAGGTTTCCTGGGAGATATCATTGCGGAAGTCTTTAAACGATTCAAAATCAGTGAAACATCTAAAATGCTTGACCGCATGAAAGATCTTGGTTTCAGTTATTCTACAAAAGCAGGTATGACTGTTGGTATTTCTGATATCGTTGTATTAAAAGAAAAAGAGGAAATTCTAGTAGAAGCCCAAAAGAAAGTGGATAACGTATCTAAACAATTCCGCCGCGGCTTAATCACAGATGAAGAACGCTATGATAGGGTTATTGCAATATGGTCTCAGTCAAAAGACACGATTCAAGAGAAGCTAATGCAATCCTTAAGCGAAAGAAACCCGATCTTTATGATGAGTGATTCTGGAGCAAGGGGTAATGCTTCTAACTTTACACAGCTTGCAGGTATGCGTGGTCTAATGGCCAACCCGGCTGGTAAAATTATTGAATTACCGATTAAGTCCAGCTTCCGTGAAGGTTTAACAGTACTCGAATACTTTATTTCTACGCACGGTGCTCGTAAAGGCCTTGCTGATACAGCCTTGAAGACAGCCGACTCAGGTTATTTAACCCGTCGTTTAGTGGATGTGGCCCAGGATGTAATTGTACGTGAAGCAGATTGTGGCACGGACCGAGGACTTACCGTTTCTGCCTTAACTGATGGTACAGAATTAATTGAGCCATTAATTGACCGATTAATTGGGCGTACAGCCTTCCGTACTGTGAAACACCCGGAAACAAATGAGATCCTTGCTGAAAAAGATGCAATTATTACAGAAGACCAAGCAAAACAAATTGTTGATGCTGGTATTGAAGAAGTAACTATACGCACAGCCTTCACATGTAATACGAAGCACGGTGTATGTCAAAAATGTTATGGTCGAAACCTAGCAACTGGAGCAGATGTGGAAGTTGGAGAGGCAGTTGGTATAATTGCTGCTCAATCCATTGGTGAGCCTGGTACACAGCTAACCATGCGTACATTCCACACAGGTGGTGTTGCAGGGGACGATATCACACAAGGTTTACCTCGTATCCAAGAGCTATTTGAAGCTCGTAATCCAAAAGGGCAGGCTGTTATTAGTGAAATCTACGGAACCATTCATGAAATTAAAGAAGTGAAGGACAAACAAGAAATTATTGTCCAAGGGGAAGTAGAACAACGCGCCTACGCTGTACCTTATAATGCTCGAATGAAAGTAACTGTTGGAGATACAGTTATTGCAGGACAGGAACTTACAGAAGGTTCTGTAGATCCAAAAGATCTCTTGCGTGTTCAGGGTGTTGAAGGTGTTCAGGACTATTTACTCCGTGAGGTGCAACGCGTATACCGTATGCAGGGTGTAGAAATTGGTGATAAACACGTCGAAGTTATGGTTCGTCAAATGCTTCGTAAGATCCGTGTTATTGATTCTGGAGATACGGATGTATTGCCAGGTTCATTACTTGAACTACATCAGTTCAAGAATGCTAACCACAAGGTGTTGAATGAAGGCCAGCAGCCAGCAACCGGAAAACCTGTATTATTAGGTATCACCAAAGCATCCTTGGAAACAGATTCGTTCTTGTCTGCAGCTTCTTTCCAAGAAACTACACGGGTACTTACAGATGCTGCAATCAAAGGTAAGCGGGATGAGTTACTAGGACTGAAGGAAAATGTAATCATCGGTAAGCTGGTTCCTGCCGGGACTGGAATGCAACGCTACCGTCAGGTGCAAGCAGATCTGGATGAGCCAGAAACAGCTGTAGAGGAAGAAACAGAGACTGTTCAATAG
- a CDS encoding 50S ribosomal protein L7ae-like protein, protein MSYEKVTQVRSRIIIGTKQTLKAMNNGEISEVFIADDADHRLTQKVASLAKDLGIPCRYVDSMEKLGAACGIEVGASTVAIKH, encoded by the coding sequence ATGTCTTATGAAAAAGTGACTCAAGTTCGATCACGAATAATTATTGGGACGAAACAGACGCTTAAGGCCATGAATAATGGTGAAATAAGTGAAGTGTTTATTGCTGATGATGCTGATCACCGATTGACACAGAAAGTAGCTAGTTTAGCAAAAGATCTTGGCATCCCTTGCCGCTATGTAGATTCGATGGAAAAACTAGGTGCCGCTTGTGGGATTGAGGTTGGTGCATCTACAGTTGCAATAAAGCATTAA
- the rpsL gene encoding 30S ribosomal protein S12, which produces MPTINQLVRKGRVNKPKKSDSPALNKGYNSFKKKLTDQNSPQKRGVCTRVGTLTPKKPNSALRKYARVRLSNNMEVTAYIPGIGHNLQEHSVVLLRGGRVKDLPGVRYHIVRGALDTAGVEGRAQGRSKYGTKRPKKK; this is translated from the coding sequence ATGCCTACAATTAATCAATTAGTACGTAAAGGTCGTGTGAACAAGCCGAAGAAATCTGATTCACCGGCACTAAATAAAGGTTATAACAGTTTCAAAAAGAAACTTACTGACCAAAACTCTCCACAAAAACGTGGTGTTTGTACACGTGTTGGTACATTGACTCCAAAGAAGCCGAACTCTGCACTTCGTAAATATGCGCGTGTTCGCTTGTCAAACAACATGGAAGTAACTGCATACATTCCTGGAATTGGTCACAACTTACAAGAGCACAGCGTAGTATTGCTACGTGGTGGACGTGTAAAAGACTTACCAGGGGTACGTTACCACATTGTACGTGGAGCACTTGACACAGCTGGAGTAGAAGGCCGTGCACAAGGACGTTCTAAATACGGAACGAAACGCCCTAAGAAAAAATAA
- the rpsG gene encoding 30S ribosomal protein S7 gives MPRKGPVPKRDVLPDPLYKSKLVTRLINQIMVDGKRGKAQKILYNAFELVSERSGQNAMEVFEQAMKNVMPVLEVRARRVGGSNYQVPMEVRPERRQALGLRYIVNYSRLRGEKTMEERLANEILDASNNTGASVKKREEMHKMAEANKAFAHYRW, from the coding sequence ATGCCACGTAAAGGACCAGTACCTAAACGCGATGTCTTGCCAGATCCACTTTATAAATCAAAATTAGTGACTCGTTTAATCAATCAAATTATGGTTGATGGTAAAAGAGGTAAGGCACAAAAAATTCTTTATAATGCATTTGAACTTGTTTCTGAAAGAAGCGGCCAGAATGCAATGGAAGTTTTTGAACAGGCAATGAAAAACGTAATGCCAGTACTTGAGGTTCGTGCTCGCCGTGTTGGGGGTTCTAACTACCAAGTACCGATGGAAGTTCGCCCTGAACGTCGTCAGGCATTAGGACTACGTTATATTGTTAACTACTCTCGTCTACGCGGAGAGAAAACAATGGAAGAACGTCTTGCTAATGAAATTCTTGATGCATCTAACAATACAGGTGCTTCAGTTAAGAAGCGCGAAGAAATGCATAAAATGGCAGAAGCGAATAAAGCATTTGCTCACTACCGTTGGTAA
- the fusA gene encoding elongation factor G codes for MAREFSLEKTRNIGIMAHIDAGKTTTTERILFYTGRIHKIGETHEGASQMDWMEQEQERGITITSAATTAAWKEHRINIIDTPGHVDFTVEVERSLRVLDGAVTVLDAQSGVEPQTETVWRQATTYGVPRIVFINKMDKVGADFLYSTGTLKDRLGANAHPVQLPIGAEDQFEGIIDLINMEAHFYLDDLGTKAESREIPAEYKDKAEELRAGLIEAVSELDEELMMKFLEGEEISNEELKNAIRQATLDVEFYPVYCGSAFKNKGVQLMLDGVIDFLPAPTDVAAIEGIIPGTEEKVTRPSDDKAPFSALAFKVMTDPYVGKLTFFRVYSGTLDSGSYVKNSVKDKRERVGRILQMHANSREEISRVYSGEIAAAVGLKDTSTGDTLCDEKDLVILESMEFPEPVIGVAIEPKTKADQDKMGIALAKLAEEDPTFRTETNVETGQTIISGMGELHLDIIVDRLKREFKVEANVGAPQVAYRETFRSAAEVEGKFVRQSGGRGQYGHVWVKFEPNEEGAGFEFENKIVGGVVPREYIPSVEAGIAEAMENGVLAGYPLIDIKASLYDGSYHDVDSNEMAFKIAASMALKAAKNKCNPVLLEPMMKVEIVIPEEYMGDIMGDVTSRRGRVEGMEARGTAQLVKGFVPLAEMFGYATALRSNTQGRGTFTMHFDHYEEVPKSISEEIIKKNAGQ; via the coding sequence ATGGCTAGAGAGTTCTCCTTGGAAAAGACGCGTAATATTGGTATTATGGCACACATCGATGCAGGTAAGACCACTACTACTGAGCGTATTCTTTTCTACACAGGACGTATTCATAAAATTGGTGAAACACACGAAGGTGCTTCACAGATGGACTGGATGGAGCAAGAGCAAGAGCGTGGTATTACAATCACATCCGCTGCAACAACTGCTGCTTGGAAGGAACATCGTATTAACATTATAGATACACCTGGACACGTGGACTTCACTGTAGAAGTTGAACGTTCCCTACGTGTGCTGGATGGTGCTGTAACTGTACTTGATGCACAGTCTGGTGTTGAACCACAGACAGAAACTGTATGGCGTCAAGCGACAACGTACGGAGTACCTAGAATCGTATTCATTAACAAAATGGATAAAGTAGGTGCTGACTTCTTGTATTCTACAGGCACATTAAAGGATCGTCTGGGTGCAAATGCACATCCAGTACAGTTACCAATTGGTGCTGAAGATCAATTTGAAGGTATTATTGATCTTATCAATATGGAAGCACACTTCTATCTTGATGACCTTGGTACAAAAGCAGAATCCCGTGAGATCCCTGCAGAATATAAAGATAAGGCAGAAGAGCTAAGAGCAGGTCTTATTGAAGCAGTATCAGAACTTGATGAAGAGTTAATGATGAAGTTCCTAGAAGGGGAAGAAATCTCCAATGAAGAACTTAAGAATGCAATTCGTCAAGCAACATTGGATGTAGAATTCTATCCTGTATATTGTGGTTCTGCATTTAAAAACAAAGGTGTTCAACTAATGCTTGATGGTGTAATTGACTTCTTGCCTGCACCAACAGATGTTGCGGCAATTGAAGGTATTATTCCTGGAACAGAAGAGAAAGTAACTCGTCCATCAGATGATAAAGCTCCTTTCTCTGCTTTGGCATTTAAAGTTATGACAGATCCATACGTTGGAAAGCTTACATTCTTCCGTGTATATTCTGGGACACTAGATTCCGGTTCTTATGTTAAGAACTCTGTTAAAGATAAGCGTGAACGTGTAGGTCGTATCCTACAAATGCACGCCAACTCCCGTGAAGAAATTTCACGCGTTTACTCTGGTGAAATTGCAGCAGCAGTAGGCTTGAAGGATACTTCAACTGGGGACACACTATGTGATGAAAAGGACTTAGTTATCCTTGAATCAATGGAATTCCCAGAACCGGTTATCGGTGTTGCAATCGAACCAAAAACAAAAGCGGACCAAGATAAAATGGGTATTGCTTTAGCAAAACTTGCTGAAGAAGATCCAACTTTCCGTACAGAAACAAACGTAGAAACTGGTCAAACAATTATTTCTGGTATGGGTGAACTTCACTTAGACATTATTGTTGACCGTTTGAAGCGCGAATTCAAAGTTGAAGCTAATGTTGGTGCACCACAGGTTGCTTACAGAGAAACTTTCCGTTCTGCTGCAGAGGTTGAAGGTAAGTTTGTACGTCAGTCAGGTGGTCGTGGACAATATGGTCACGTTTGGGTTAAATTTGAACCAAATGAAGAAGGCGCTGGCTTTGAATTTGAAAACAAAATCGTTGGTGGGGTTGTTCCTCGTGAATACATTCCTTCTGTTGAAGCGGGTATTGCTGAAGCAATGGAAAATGGTGTACTAGCAGGATATCCATTAATTGATATTAAAGCTTCACTATATGATGGTAGCTACCATGATGTTGACTCAAACGAGATGGCATTTAAAATAGCTGCATCAATGGCCTTAAAGGCTGCTAAAAACAAGTGTAACCCAGTACTTCTTGAACCAATGATGAAGGTAGAAATCGTTATTCCTGAAGAATACATGGGAGACATTATGGGTGATGTTACATCACGTCGTGGACGCGTTGAAGGTATGGAAGCACGCGGAACTGCTCAGTTAGTAAAAGGTTTCGTACCACTTGCTGAAATGTTCGGTTATGCTACTGCATTACGTTCAAATACGCAAGGGCGTGGAACCTTCACAATGCACTTTGACCACTATGAAGAAGTGCCAAAGAGTATCTCAGAAGAAATTATTAAGAAAAATGCTGGTCAATAA
- the tuf gene encoding elongation factor Tu — MAKEKFDRSKSHVNIGTIGHVDHGKTTLTAAITTVMHKKSGKGSAMAYDQIDGAPEEKERGITIATSHVEYETDTRHYAHVDCPGHADYVKNMITGAAQMDGAILVVSAADGPMPQTREHILLSRNVGVPSIVVFLNKTDMVDDEELLELVEMEVRDLLTEYDFPGDDVPVIKGSALKALEGDADYEEKIVELMAAVDEYIPTPDRDKDKPFMMPVEDVFSITGRGTVATGRVERGEVKVGDEVEIIGLAEDASKTTVTGVEMFRKLLDYAEAGDNIGALLRGVAREDINRGQVLAKPGSITPHTNFKAEVYVLSKEEGGRHTPFFANYRPQFYFRTTDVTGVIQLPEGTEMVMPGDNIEMSVELISPIAIEDGTRFSIREGGRTVGSGVVSSIQK, encoded by the coding sequence ATGGCTAAAGAAAAATTCGATCGCTCAAAAAGTCACGTAAACATTGGTACAATTGGACACGTTGACCATGGTAAAACTACTCTAACTGCTGCTATTACAACAGTTATGCATAAGAAATCTGGTAAAGGTTCTGCAATGGCTTATGACCAAATTGACGGTGCACCAGAAGAAAAAGAACGTGGAATTACAATTGCAACTTCTCACGTTGAATATGAAACTGACACTCGTCACTATGCACACGTTGACTGCCCAGGACACGCTGACTATGTTAAAAACATGATCACTGGTGCTGCTCAAATGGATGGAGCTATCCTAGTAGTATCTGCTGCTGATGGTCCAATGCCACAAACTCGTGAGCATATCTTACTATCTCGTAACGTTGGGGTACCTTCAATTGTAGTATTCCTTAACAAAACAGATATGGTAGACGACGAAGAACTTCTTGAATTAGTAGAAATGGAAGTACGTGATCTACTTACTGAATACGACTTCCCAGGTGACGATGTACCTGTAATCAAAGGTTCTGCTCTTAAAGCTCTAGAAGGCGATGCAGACTACGAAGAAAAAATCGTTGAACTAATGGCTGCAGTTGATGAGTACATCCCAACTCCAGACCGTGACAAAGACAAGCCATTCATGATGCCAGTTGAGGACGTATTCTCAATCACTGGTCGTGGTACAGTTGCTACTGGACGTGTTGAGCGTGGAGAAGTTAAAGTAGGAGACGAAGTTGAAATCATCGGACTTGCTGAAGATGCTTCTAAAACTACTGTAACTGGTGTGGAAATGTTCCGTAAGCTTCTTGACTATGCTGAAGCTGGAGACAACATTGGTGCACTTCTACGTGGTGTTGCACGTGAAGACATCAACCGTGGTCAAGTACTAGCAAAGCCTGGTTCAATTACTCCACACACAAACTTCAAAGCTGAAGTTTATGTATTGTCAAAAGAAGAAGGTGGACGTCATACTCCATTCTTCGCTAACTATCGTCCACAGTTCTATTTCCGTACTACTGACGTAACTGGTGTTATTCAGTTGCCAGAAGGTACTGAAATGGTAATGCCTGGCGATAACATCGAAATGAGCGTTGAGCTTATTTCTCCAATCGCTATTGAAGACGGTACTCGTTTCTCTATCCGTGAAGGCGGACGTACTGTTGGATCTGGTGTAGTATCATCAATTCAAAAGTAA
- the rpsJ gene encoding 30S ribosomal protein S10, which produces MAKEKIRIRLKAYDHRILDQSAEKIVDTAKRSGANVSGPIPLPTERSVYTVLRAVHKYKDSREQFEMRTHKRLIDIVNPTPQTVDSLMRLDLPSGVDIEIKL; this is translated from the coding sequence ATGGCAAAAGAAAAGATCAGAATCCGTTTGAAAGCATATGATCATCGTATCTTAGATCAGTCTGCTGAGAAAATTGTAGATACTGCGAAGCGTTCTGGAGCAAATGTTTCTGGACCAATTCCATTACCTACAGAAAGATCTGTATACACTGTATTACGTGCGGTGCATAAGTACAAGGATTCACGCGAGCAATTCGAAATGCGTACACATAAACGCTTGATCGATATTGTTAATCCAACACCACAAACTGTTGACTCGTTAATGCGTCTTGACTTACCATCTGGTGTGGATATTGAAATCAAACTATAA
- the rplC gene encoding 50S ribosomal protein L3 — MTKGILGRKIGMTQLFSETGELVPVTVIQAEPNVVMQKRTLENDGYEALQIGFADEKESRTNKAKKGHAAKAETAPKRCVREFRDANLDDYEVGQEISVDVFQAGDKIDVTGTTKGKGFQGSIKRHNQQRGPMSHGSHYHRGPGSLGAVDPMRVFKGRPLPGQMGGNQVTIQNLEIVNVDAERNLILVKGNVPGAKKSFVKITSAIKAN; from the coding sequence ATGACGAAAGGAATCTTAGGTCGTAAAATCGGCATGACTCAGCTTTTCTCTGAAACTGGCGAGTTAGTGCCTGTAACAGTTATTCAGGCAGAGCCAAACGTTGTAATGCAAAAGAGAACGCTAGAAAATGATGGCTATGAAGCATTACAAATCGGTTTTGCTGATGAGAAAGAATCACGTACGAATAAAGCGAAAAAAGGTCATGCTGCTAAAGCTGAAACAGCCCCTAAGCGCTGCGTTCGTGAATTCCGTGACGCTAATCTTGATGACTATGAAGTTGGTCAGGAAATAAGCGTTGATGTTTTTCAAGCAGGAGATAAAATTGATGTAACTGGAACAACCAAGGGTAAAGGTTTCCAAGGTTCCATCAAACGACATAATCAACAACGTGGCCCAATGTCCCACGGTTCCCATTATCATAGAGGACCTGGTTCACTAGGTGCTGTTGATCCAATGCGTGTATTTAAAGGAAGACCACTTCCAGGACAAATGGGTGGCAACCAAGTTACAATTCAAAACCTTGAAATTGTTAATGTGGATGCTGAGCGTAACCTTATTTTAGTTAAAGGGAACGTACCTGGTGCAAAAAAATCATTCGTAAAAATCACGAGTGCAATAAAGGCTAACTAA
- the rplD gene encoding 50S ribosomal protein L4: MPKVALLKQDGSQAGDMELNDSVFGIEPNTHVLHEAVVMQRASMRQGTHAVKNRSEVRGGGRKPWRQKGTGRARQGSIRSPQWVGGGTVFGPTPRSYSYKLPKKVRRLAIRSALSSKVKEDNLVVLESIAIDAPKTKEVVKMLEALNVDTKVLIVTAEKDETVMRSANNLQSVKVLTVEEMNVLDLLSHDKLIVTKDAAEKAGEVLS, from the coding sequence ATGCCTAAAGTAGCACTATTAAAACAAGACGGTTCACAAGCTGGCGATATGGAGTTAAACGATTCCGTATTCGGTATTGAACCAAACACACATGTTTTACATGAAGCTGTAGTAATGCAACGTGCATCTATGCGTCAAGGAACGCACGCTGTAAAAAACCGTTCGGAAGTACGCGGTGGTGGTCGTAAACCATGGCGTCAAAAAGGAACAGGACGTGCGCGTCAAGGTTCCATTCGTTCACCACAATGGGTAGGCGGCGGAACTGTATTCGGACCGACTCCTAGAAGCTATAGCTACAAACTACCAAAGAAAGTACGTCGTCTAGCAATAAGATCTGCTCTATCATCTAAAGTAAAAGAAGATAATCTTGTAGTATTGGAAAGCATTGCAATTGATGCTCCAAAAACTAAAGAAGTAGTTAAGATGCTTGAAGCACTTAACGTTGATACAAAAGTATTAATTGTTACTGCTGAAAAAGACGAGACAGTTATGCGTTCAGCAAATAATCTTCAGTCTGTAAAAGTACTGACTGTAGAGGAAATGAACGTACTTGACTTGCTTTCGCATGACAAGCTGATCGTTACTAAAGATGCAGCTGAAAAAGCAGGGGAGGTGCTTTCATAA
- the rplW gene encoding 50S ribosomal protein L23 — protein MKDPRDIIKRPVITENSADLMAEKKYTFEVSPKANKTEIKSAVELVFGVKVEKVNTMNLKGKFKRMGRYGGYRSDRKKAIVQLSEDSKELDFFEG, from the coding sequence ATGAAAGACCCACGCGATATTATTAAGCGCCCGGTAATTACGGAAAACTCTGCTGATCTTATGGCAGAGAAGAAATATACGTTTGAAGTAAGCCCAAAAGCTAATAAAACAGAGATCAAGTCTGCTGTTGAACTAGTATTTGGTGTCAAAGTAGAAAAAGTAAATACAATGAATCTTAAAGGTAAGTTCAAGCGAATGGGAAGATACGGTGGGTATCGCTCAGATCGCAAAAAAGCTATCGTACAACTTTCTGAGGACAGTAAAGAACTGGACTTCTTTGAAGGTTAA
- the rplB gene encoding 50S ribosomal protein L2 has protein sequence MAIKKFKPTSNGRRNMSVSDFAEITTDTPEKSLLSPLYKRGGRNNQGKLTVRHQGGGHKRQYRIIDFKRDKDGIPGRVATIEYDPNRSANIALINYVDGEKRYILAPKGLKVDQKIESGVDADIKLGNALPLANIPVGTIIHNVELKPGRGGQLARSAGAEAQVLGREDKYTLVRLASGEVRLILSTCRATVGQVGNIEHELIRVGKAGRSRWLGKRPTVRGSVMNPNDHPHGGGEGRAPIGRKSPMSPWGKPTLGYKTRHRNKSTDKYIVRKRKK, from the coding sequence ATGGCGATTAAAAAATTCAAACCAACGTCAAATGGTAGACGTAATATGTCTGTATCTGATTTTGCTGAAATCACTACAGATACTCCAGAGAAGTCCCTTTTAAGCCCGTTATACAAACGTGGTGGTCGTAATAACCAAGGGAAACTAACTGTTCGTCATCAAGGTGGCGGTCATAAGCGTCAATACCGTATTATCGACTTCAAGCGTGATAAAGATGGTATACCAGGACGCGTTGCTACAATTGAATATGATCCAAACCGTTCAGCTAATATAGCTCTAATCAATTATGTTGATGGAGAAAAGCGTTATATTCTAGCTCCAAAAGGTCTTAAAGTGGATCAAAAAATCGAATCAGGTGTAGATGCGGATATCAAGTTAGGTAACGCACTTCCATTGGCTAACATTCCAGTTGGTACAATCATTCATAACGTTGAGTTGAAACCAGGACGTGGTGGACAGCTTGCTCGTTCAGCAGGTGCTGAAGCTCAGGTTCTTGGACGTGAAGATAAGTACACACTAGTTCGTTTAGCTTCTGGTGAAGTTCGCTTAATCCTTTCTACTTGTCGCGCTACAGTTGGTCAGGTAGGTAACATTGAACATGAACTTATTCGTGTTGGTAAAGCAGGACGTTCTCGCTGGTTAGGCAAGCGCCCAACAGTACGTGGTTCTGTAATGAACCCTAACGATCACCCACACGGTGGTGGTGAAGGACGTGCGCCAATCGGACGTAAATCACCAATGTCACCATGGGGTAAACCGACACTTGGCTACAAAACACGTCACCGTAACAAGTCGACTGATAAATATATCGTTCGTAAGCGTAAAAAATAA